From Trichoplusia ni isolate ovarian cell line Hi5 chromosome 8, tn1, whole genome shotgun sequence, one genomic window encodes:
- the LOC113496637 gene encoding suppressor protein SRP40-like yields the protein MPSCVISWCKNRSDVNMAAGGVTYHKFPFHPEWKRKWVEAVRESRRQDDWRPSKHSVVCSLHFDENDIYATKTGRKRVKTNAAPTKLRYVPPAPQDYDSDLSSSDDEVLIQPQQLPRADINSSPEPQREQAPEPEPSPAAALQPAPPTNSSGNPNKPQKSVQVQHLDSTQDLTGDIEQDSSQDRHSGPTQDPQLHTTTTDGEIIPVLEVEDETQDVDGEPTQGLELDSTVDLTQGAEQEVYERQEQEVEEQEVRPKSSSSSSSSSSSSSSSSSSSSSSSSSSSSSSDSDSDSDTESSKKKPLVLNYLQVMKPEEKPSKPRIAELDAIFDPYKNNKSLMHARRYQKAPKVLKKPKGDPKIKAMLKRLRKT from the exons ATGCCGTCTTGTGTTATTTCATGGTGTAAAAACCGCTCCGATGTCAACATGGCAGCCGGAGGGGTTACATATCACaa gttccCATTTCATCCAGAATGGAAACGAAAATGGGTTGAAGCCGTACGGGAAAGTAGGCGGCAGGATGACTGGAGGCCTTCGAAGCACAGTGTAGTCTGTTCTTTACATTTTGATGAGAACGACATATATGCGACCAAGACTGGACGAAAGCGGGTCAAAACTAACGCAGCTCCAACAAAG TTACGGTACGTGCCGCCTGCACCTCAAGATTATGATTCCGACCTGTCCTCGTCTGATGATGAG GTTCTCATTCAACCACAACAACTACCACGTGCGGATATTAACTCGTCGCCGGAGCCGCAACGTGAACAGGCACCAGAACCAGAACCAAGCCCAGCAGCGGCATTACAACCAGCCCCGCCAACAAATTCTTCTGGTAATCCAAATAAGCCGCAGAAATCTGTGCAAGTCCAACACTTAGATTCCACACAAGATCTGACAGGTGACATAGAACAGGACTCATCACAAGACCGACATTCAGGTCCTACACAGGATCCGCAACTACACACCACGACCACCGATGGAGAAATCATCCCAGTCTTGGAAGTTGAAGATGAAACACAAGATGTAGACGGAGAGCCGACACAAGGTTTAGAACTGGATTCGACAGTAGATCTGACTCAGGGAGCGGAACAAGAAGTGTATGAACGTCAAGAACAAGAAGTGGAAGAACAAGAAGTTAGACCTAagtcatcatcgtcatcatcgtcatcttcctcgtcatcatcatcttcttcatcgtcctcatcatcatcatcgtcgtcatcatcgtcatcatcagaCTCAGATTCTGATTCCGATACTGAGAGTAGTAAGAAAAAACCTCTCGTTTTAAATTACCTGCAAGTCATGAAACCGGAAGAAAAGCCATCAAAACCACGCATAGCAGAATTGGATGCGATATTTGATCCCTATAAGAATAATAAGAGCTTGATGCACGCTAGACGATATCAGAAAGCTCCTAAAGTTCTGAAAAAGCCTAAAGGCGACCCGAAAATAAAAGCTATGTTAAAACGTTTAAGGAAAACGTAA